A region of Candidatus Saganbacteria bacterium DNA encodes the following proteins:
- the fabD gene encoding ACP S-malonyltransferase — MSTAFVFPGQGSQKVGMGKDVYDNFDIAKNIFDLASKSLGFDIKELCFEGPEDRLKLTEIAQPAILTVSIATLKAFNRKPAVAAGHSLGEYSALVCAGAIAFEDAVKIVNLRGKFMQEAVPLGKGAMSAVIGLDREKVIECCKKASSSGIVEAANFNCPGQIVISGESAAVEEAGRLLKEAGAKRVLPLAVSAPFHSSLMKSAADKLKAVLDNIEIKDADIPVISNVTAVPVTEAAKIKDLLIKQVTGAVLWEDSIKNMMSSGTDTFIEIGCGKVLAGLIKKTDEHAKIYNIEDTSSIKEFDQ, encoded by the coding sequence TTGAGCACAGCTTTTGTATTCCCGGGCCAGGGTTCCCAAAAAGTCGGGATGGGAAAAGATGTTTATGACAATTTTGACATTGCCAAAAATATTTTTGACCTTGCCTCGAAGTCGCTCGGCTTTGATATCAAGGAATTGTGTTTTGAAGGGCCCGAAGACCGTTTGAAGCTCACCGAGATCGCCCAGCCGGCCATCCTGACGGTCAGCATCGCTACATTGAAAGCTTTTAACAGAAAACCGGCCGTCGCGGCGGGCCATAGCCTTGGGGAATATTCCGCTCTTGTCTGCGCCGGCGCGATCGCTTTTGAGGACGCCGTGAAGATCGTCAACTTAAGGGGGAAGTTCATGCAGGAAGCCGTGCCTCTCGGAAAAGGCGCGATGTCCGCGGTGATCGGCCTTGACAGGGAAAAAGTGATCGAATGCTGCAAAAAAGCTTCTTCCTCCGGTATCGTCGAAGCCGCCAACTTCAACTGCCCGGGACAGATAGTCATATCCGGTGAATCGGCTGCCGTAGAAGAAGCAGGCAGACTGCTGAAAGAAGCGGGAGCGAAAAGGGTCTTGCCGCTTGCCGTCAGCGCCCCCTTCCATTCAAGCCTGATGAAAAGCGCGGCCGATAAGCTGAAAGCCGTGCTTGATAATATCGAAATAAAGGACGCAGATATCCCTGTCATCTCCAATGTAACGGCTGTCCCTGTCACGGAAGCTGCAAAGATAAAGGACCTCCTCATAAAGCAGGTGACAGGCGCTGTGTTATGGGAAGACTCGATCAAGAACATGATGAGCAGCGGGACGGATACTTTTATTGAGATAGGGTGCGGGAAAGTCCTGGCAGGCTTGATTAAAAAGACCGATGAACATGCTAAAATATATAATATTGAAGATACCTCTTCCATCAAGGAGTTTGACCAGTGA
- a CDS encoding FAD-binding protein, whose amino-acid sequence MPEGIKVIAEKCKGCKLCIPSCPFGAIEMRGKLAVINDNCVLCGACIAPCKFNAVIIEPKKVTASKQDLSSFKGVWIFAEQHEGQVQSVALELLAEARKLAHTLKEEVAAVLLGNDSIKDSVNSLIESGADKVYLATDPLLKNYLTEPYTEVIVDLIKMYKPEIVLLGATTTGRDLASRIAGQIRVGLTADCTGLDIDPDKKILRQTRPAFGGNIMATIISPDYRPQMATVRPKVFKKLPKDQNRKGRIIEFKPKISRKALRTKLIEIIRSTEQKVNLAEAEIIVSGGRGIGCAENFRLVQDLADTIGGAVGASRATVDAGWISQFHQVGQTGKTVSPKLYIACGISGAIQHLAGMSSSDIIVAINKDPYAPIFGVATYGIVGDVLEILPVMTKTFKELRG is encoded by the coding sequence ATGCCTGAAGGAATTAAAGTAATTGCGGAAAAATGTAAAGGGTGCAAATTATGCATTCCCTCCTGTCCTTTCGGCGCGATCGAGATGCGTGGAAAGCTTGCGGTAATAAATGACAATTGCGTGCTCTGCGGCGCCTGCATAGCTCCCTGCAAGTTCAACGCCGTCATCATCGAGCCTAAAAAAGTTACGGCATCAAAGCAGGACCTTTCTTCCTTTAAAGGGGTCTGGATATTTGCCGAACAGCATGAAGGCCAGGTGCAATCAGTCGCGCTGGAATTGTTGGCCGAGGCAAGAAAGCTCGCTCACACGCTTAAAGAGGAAGTGGCGGCCGTACTTCTCGGAAATGACAGCATAAAGGACTCCGTGAACTCCCTCATTGAAAGCGGCGCCGACAAAGTATATTTGGCGACCGACCCGCTGCTAAAAAATTATCTGACGGAACCGTACACCGAAGTGATCGTGGACCTGATAAAAATGTACAAGCCTGAGATCGTCCTTTTGGGAGCGACCACCACGGGGAGAGACCTCGCGTCGCGTATCGCCGGCCAGATCAGGGTCGGCCTCACCGCGGACTGCACGGGGCTTGATATAGACCCTGATAAAAAGATCCTTAGACAAACACGCCCTGCTTTCGGCGGAAATATCATGGCAACGATCATCTCTCCAGATTACAGGCCGCAGATGGCTACCGTCCGGCCTAAGGTCTTCAAGAAGCTTCCAAAAGATCAGAACAGAAAAGGCCGGATTATAGAGTTTAAGCCGAAGATCTCCCGAAAAGCCTTAAGAACAAAACTTATAGAAATAATAAGATCGACCGAGCAAAAGGTAAACCTTGCCGAGGCGGAGATAATTGTTTCCGGAGGAAGGGGCATCGGCTGTGCGGAAAATTTCAGGCTGGTACAGGACCTTGCCGACACGATCGGCGGAGCTGTCGGAGCTTCGCGCGCCACTGTCGACGCCGGATGGATATCGCAGTTCCACCAGGTCGGACAGACCGGGAAGACGGTAAGCCCCAAACTTTATATCGCATGCGGTATTTCCGGCGCGATACAGCATCTCGCAGGCATGTCCTCTTCCGACATCATAGTCGCGATCAACAAAGACCCTTACGCCCCTATATTCGGGGTCGCAACATACGGAATAGTCGGGGACGTCCTTGAGATCCTTCCGGTCATGACAAAAACATTTAAGGAGCTTAGAGGTTGA
- a CDS encoding electron transfer flavoprotein subunit beta/FixA family protein, with translation MNIIVCIKQVPDTNDVKIDPKTNTLIREGVKSIVNPFDENAIEEALRLRDIHGGKVTVITMGPSQATEALKSAIAMGADNAILISDRAFAGADTWATSYTLSQAIKKIGAFDLILFGKQAIDGDTAQVGPGVAQFLDIPQITFAIKTDIEGNKITVRRHLEESAELVETQLPAAVTVLKQMNEPRMPSLKGQMRAKKAEIIIWTAVDINADKDNIGLNGSPTQVVKIFTPPPRGKSEILEGEAAEVSEKLFKKLKEHKII, from the coding sequence ATGAACATCATCGTCTGCATAAAACAGGTCCCTGACACGAATGACGTCAAGATCGATCCCAAAACGAACACGCTTATACGCGAAGGGGTAAAAAGCATCGTGAACCCTTTTGATGAAAATGCCATAGAAGAAGCCCTCAGGCTCAGGGATATTCACGGCGGAAAGGTGACCGTCATTACGATGGGCCCTTCACAGGCCACGGAAGCGTTAAAAAGCGCTATCGCCATGGGAGCGGACAATGCGATACTCATCAGCGACAGGGCTTTTGCGGGAGCCGACACCTGGGCGACATCTTACACCCTTTCGCAAGCGATAAAGAAGATCGGGGCTTTTGACCTTATTCTTTTCGGAAAACAGGCTATTGACGGGGACACCGCGCAGGTAGGACCCGGCGTGGCGCAATTCTTGGACATACCGCAGATAACCTTTGCTATAAAGACCGATATTGAAGGAAATAAAATAACGGTCCGCAGGCATCTTGAGGAATCGGCAGAACTTGTTGAAACACAGCTTCCCGCTGCCGTCACAGTACTTAAACAGATGAACGAGCCAAGGATGCCGTCATTAAAAGGCCAGATGAGGGCAAAAAAAGCTGAGATCATTATATGGACCGCGGTTGACATAAACGCGGACAAGGATAACATCGGACTTAACGGCTCGCCGACACAGGTCGTAAAAATATTCACTCCTCCTCCGAGAGGCAAAAGCGAGATCCTCGAGGGAGAAGCCGCGGAAGTCTCGGAAAAACTGTTCAAGAAACTAAAGGAGCACAAAATAATCTGA
- a CDS encoding acyl-CoA dehydrogenase family protein, with translation MDYLLTEEQKMIRDLARKISQEKVKPVRAELDESGEFPWELMKIFAEADLCGLYIPEKLGGFGGGCMEFCLATEEISRVCGGVGVTFAASALGAYPILMFGTEEQRQKYLPPIASGKKLAAFGLTEANAGSDAAGLQTTAKKDGDYYILNGTKQWITNGGEAETYTVIAMTNKSKGTRGATAFILEKGTPGFTFGKKENKMGIRCSATRELVFQDCKIHKSQILGKEGMGFIVAMKTLDRTRPGIGAQAVGIAQGAFEEAVNYSRTRIQFDKPISAIQAVQHILADMATQIEAARALVYASARTVDTGTDDISKDSAMAKLFASDMAMRVTTDAVQVLGGYGYMKEYPVEKMMRDAKITQIYEGTNQIQRNVIALSLIKEAATKK, from the coding sequence ATGGATTATCTGCTGACAGAAGAACAAAAAATGATAAGGGACCTTGCCAGGAAGATCTCGCAGGAGAAGGTGAAACCCGTAAGGGCCGAACTGGACGAATCCGGCGAGTTCCCCTGGGAACTTATGAAGATATTCGCGGAAGCCGACCTGTGCGGCCTCTATATACCGGAAAAACTGGGCGGTTTTGGAGGAGGGTGCATGGAATTCTGTCTCGCTACCGAGGAGATCAGCAGGGTTTGCGGAGGAGTGGGGGTCACTTTCGCCGCTTCAGCTCTGGGAGCTTATCCAATATTGATGTTCGGGACTGAGGAACAAAGACAAAAATATCTGCCTCCGATCGCATCCGGCAAGAAATTGGCGGCTTTCGGTTTGACCGAAGCCAATGCCGGTTCCGACGCCGCGGGTTTACAGACTACGGCAAAAAAAGACGGCGATTACTATATTCTTAACGGGACAAAGCAATGGATCACCAACGGCGGTGAAGCGGAAACATATACCGTTATAGCCATGACGAACAAGTCAAAAGGGACCCGCGGCGCGACAGCTTTCATATTGGAAAAAGGCACTCCCGGCTTCACTTTCGGCAAAAAAGAGAACAAGATGGGTATCAGATGTTCCGCGACAAGGGAGCTGGTGTTTCAGGACTGCAAGATCCATAAATCCCAGATACTCGGGAAAGAAGGCATGGGTTTTATTGTGGCAATGAAAACTCTTGACAGGACTAGGCCCGGCATCGGCGCCCAGGCAGTCGGCATAGCCCAGGGTGCGTTTGAAGAAGCCGTTAATTATTCAAGGACGAGGATCCAGTTTGACAAGCCTATTTCGGCGATCCAAGCCGTACAGCATATCCTTGCCGATATGGCTACACAGATAGAGGCCGCAAGAGCTCTAGTCTATGCTTCTGCCAGGACAGTTGATACCGGCACCGACGATATTTCGAAAGATTCCGCAATGGCAAAGCTTTTTGCAAGCGATATGGCGATGAGGGTGACGACCGATGCGGTCCAGGTGCTCGGCGGCTATGGTTATATGAAAGAATATCCCGTCGAAAAGATGATGAGGGACGCAAAGATAACTCAAATTTATGAAGGCACTAACCAGATACAGAGAAACGTCATAGCGCTCTCCCTTATCAAGGAAGCAGCCACAAAGAAATAG